CCTGAGCGTCAATGTCTCGCCGCCGGATCTGCTGCAGGCCCCGGCCACGCTGCGGCTGCCGGCGGGCGTCGATGGCGGCGAGCTGCCGGTCACGGCGCTGAAGCCGGGCCTGGCCACCGTGGAGCTGGAAGGCGGCGGCGTCAAGGTCGGCGCCCAGCTGCAGTTGCGCAGCCCGGTCGGTGCCACTACGGCGCCGGGCATCAGCCTGGCACCGCCCGCCTTGCGGCTGGTGGCGGGGGCGAGCGCTCAGGTGCTGCTGAAGCTGGATGCCGTGCGGGCCTATGACCAGGTGCTGAATCTCGGCATCAGCAGCCAGCAGGCGACGAGCGGCGGGTCGGCGACGGTGTTGCAGATTCCCGGCACCGTGGTGCTGCAGGCCGGCGAGCGCCAGGCCGCCATCGCGGTGCAGGGCCTGGCTGCGGGCCAGGCCAAGGTGGCGATCCGGGGCTATGGCAATGCCTTGCTGGCCACGCTGGACGTGGCGGTCGAGGCCGGCCCGCCCAAGGTGACCGGCCTCAGCCCGGCGCAGCAGAGCCTGCCCAAGGGCATGGTGGGCCAGGCGGTGGTGCAGCTGGCGCCCAGTGGCGCCACGCCCAGCGAGGTGGCGGTGCAGGTGGACGCGGCCAATGTGCTGGCGGTGCCGGCCAGCGTCACGGTGGCGCCGGGCCAGAGTCAGGCCAGCGTGCCGGTGCGGGCGCTCGACGAGGGGGTGGCGCAGCTGAGCGTGGGCCTGAACGGCAGCCAGGCCACGGCCCGGGTGCAGGTGACGCCGGCGGTGATCGAGGAACTGCGGCCGCCGCTCGACTTCGAGCTGGGCCTGGGCAACACGGTCGCCTATCCGCTCAAGGCCCTGATGACCGACGGCAGCATCAACGAGCGGCCCGAGGGGCCGATCAAGCTGCGCAGCGAGGACGAGAAGATCTTCCGCGTGACGGCGCAGGGCGAGCTGGAAGGTCTGAGCCTGGGCCAGGCCTGGCTGGAGATCACCCTGGGCAGCCAGTTCAAGCTGCGCGCCAAGGTGAGCGTCAAGCAGCTGCCCGCCTTGCAGCTGTCGCCGGCGAACGTGGAGCTGGCGGTGGGCGCCAGCCAGCAGTTCACGCTCGGCAGCGCGAAGCCGGCACCGGCCGGCGGCCTGCAGGTGCAGCTGAGCCTCAGCGGCCAAGGGGCGGCCGACCTGCCGGCCCAGGTCGTGATCCCGGCCGGCGCCAGCTCGGTCGGCTTCACGCTGCGCGCCCTCAGCGAGGGCAGCCTGCAGCTGCTGGCCGAGGCGCCGGGTCACCAGAGCGCGCGGGCCCAGGTGCTGATGCGCCAGGGTCAGCTCGGCATCACCGCGATCAACCCGACGCGCGGCGGGCTGGGCACCGTGGTGAAGATCAGCGGCCAGGGCTTCGACCCGGTGCTGGCGAACAACCGGGCCTGGGTGGGCGACGCCCCGGTGGAGCTGGTGGCGGCCACGGCGACCGAGCTGCAGATCCGCATTCCGGCCACCGCCAGCACCGGTGCGGTGCGCGTGGCCAATGGCCTGGGTTCGGCGACCGGCCCGGTCTTCACCGTCGAGCAGGCCCAGGACGCCGGCCTCAGCGCCACGCCCAACGCGCTGCGCCTGCTGCGCGGCAGCGAGACGGCCAGCGTGATCGCGATCGTCAGCACCGGGTCGCAGGCCTATGCCGGCGCGATGAAGTTGGCGATCAGCGGCCTGCCGGCCGGCATCAGCGCCAGCTTCGATCCGGCCCTGCTGCCGGCGGAACGCCAGGCCACCCTGCGCCTGAAGGCCAATGGCGAGGCCAAGCCCGGCAGCTACGAGCTGCTGGTGAGCGGCAGCGGCACCTCGTCGGCGGGCAGCATCAGCCGCAGCGTCAAGATCACGCTGACCGTGCCCGATCCCGTCACGACGCCCAGCACCGGCGTGCGCGGCCGCTTCGTCACGCCGGAAGGCCAGCCGATCGCGGGCGTGATCGTGCGTGCCGACACCGGGGCGCAGAACTCGCCGGTGACCGCGACCGACGCCGCTGGCGGCTTCGAGCTGGCCGGCCTCTCGGCCGGACCGATGACCCTGCGCTTCGATGCGACGCCGGCGAACCCGCTGTATCCGATCTGGCCCTTCAGCGTCGACGTGCAGGCCAACCAGATCGTCGTGCTGAAGGACTTCGTGATCGCGCCGCCGCCGGTGGTCGAGACCTTCAAGCCGATCAACAACGCCGCCAGCGAGCAGCGCATCAGCGATCCGCGCTTCCCCGGCCTCGAGATCGTGCTGCCGGCCGGCGCCGAGATCATCGGCTGGGACGGCGTGAAGAAGACCCGCATCGCGGTGGAGAAGCGCGAGATCTCCGAGCTGCCGGTGGTGTCGCCGCCGGTGCCGACCGGCGCGGCCTATCAGCTGTACTTCGGCACGCCGATGGGCGGCATCCCGACCAAGCCGATCCCGATCACCCTGCCCAACGACACCGGCGCGGAACCGGGCGAGACGATCAACGTCTGGTTCTTCGACGGCAGCCCGATGGGCGGCACCGGCGAATGGAAGGTGGCCGGCCAGGCGGTGGTCAGCGCCGACGGCAAGACCGCGAAGATGATCAACGGCGGGCTGACGCGCTTCTGCGGCGTCTGCGGCCTGGCCTGCCTGGAGCGGCCGCCGAAGCCGCCGCCGCCGCCGCCCGACTGCCCCAAGCCCAGCGGCGGCAACCCGGTGGACATGCTGACCGGCCAGGAGCTGACCCGCACCGGCGGCATGAGCTGCCAAGGCCACACGCCGATCGAGACCGGGCGCAACTACAACCCGATCGACGCCTTCAACAATATCGGCGGCACCGAGGGGTCGATCGGCTACGGCTGGACCCTGGACCACGATGCGATGCTGCTGGCCGGCACCACGGTGCGCCTGGTGATGCCGGGCAATGTGCATCATGTGTTCGCCCCGGAGGCGGACGGCACGCTGCGCAACCGCAGCGAACCGGCCTTCGACGGCGCGCGCGTCGCACAGGTCGACGGGCTGTGGCGCCTGTTCTTCAAGGACGGCACGCGCTGGACCTTCCAGGCCTATGCCGGGGCGCCGGGCAATGTGCGCGGCCAACCGCAGTTCCTGATCGAAACGGTGTCGCCCAGCGGCGCACGGGTCACGGTGGCGCGCAACACGCGCGGCCAGCTGCTGTCGGTCGGGACCGAGCAGCGCCGCATCACCGCCACCTATGGCGGCAGCGGCTTCATCGAGGCGCTGACCGATCCGGAAGGGCGCGCGGAGCGCTTCGGCTACACGCCCAGCAAGCGGCTGGCCAGCGTGACCGACGCCGATGGGCGCGAGACCCGCTATAGCTACGTCAAGGATGCGGACATGCCGGTGGACGCGGCCTGCCGCCATGTGCTGCCGCCCGAGACCGGCGAGCGGCTCAAGACCGTCCAGTATCCCGGCCTGGTGCACCCGACCGAGAACTTCTACGGTTCGAGCCGCCGCGTGCTGAAGCAGAACACGGCCCAGGGCAAGGAGTACCGCTTCAGCTACCGGGTCGGCGGTGCCTGCATCACCCACCAGAGCAACCCGGGCAAGGTCTGCAGCGGCGCTGCCTGCCCGATCGAGGACAACTGGGAGAACCACGAGGCCGGCTGGCGCTTCCACGGGGGCCAGGTCTTGTCCACCACGGTGCGCGAGCCCGATGGCACGACCCGCATGGCCCGCTTCGGCAGCCAGGGCCAGGTGCTGGAGATGAGCGACAGCGCCGGTGATCGCACGCAATGGACGCGCGATGCGCAGAACCGGCGCACCAAGGTTGTCGATGCGATCGGACGCACCACGCGCATGGTGTATGACGATCTGGGCAATATGGTGCGCGTGGTTGACGCGTTGGGCCGCATCACTGATATCCAGTATGACCCGCTGTGGAACAAGCCCAGCAGCGTGACCCGCTATGCAGATGACGGCACCGCGCAGACCTGGCGCATGGGCTATGACGGCAAGGGCAATCTGAACCGTCTGACGGATCCGTTGAACCATCAGACCAAGATGGACTACAACGCCAACGGCCAGTTGACCGTTCTGACCGATGCGTTGAATCAGACGAGCAGCATGGGCTACAACGCGGCTGGGGATCTGGTGCGCTTGGTGGATGCTTTGGGTAACACCACGCGCATTGGTACCGATCGCAGTGGCCGGCCGCTCCATGTGACGGACCCGCTGAGCTACACGAGTAGCTTGCAGACCAATGGCATTGGCCAAACAACAGCCATTGAAGACGCGCTGGGCGGGCGAACGGTCATCAGCTATGACGAAGGGGCACGGCTCAAGAAGATTGTTAATCCCTTGGGTAAGGACATTGCTAGTTATGGATACGACGAGTTCGGTCGGCTAATCAGTCGCACGGATGCCTTGGGTGCTGTCGAACGCTTCGGCTACGACGCCCAAGACCGCATGAATGAAGTAGTGGATCGCAAAGGGAAAGTCACGCTGTTCGACTACGACGAGGCCGGAAGAACGGTTCGCGAAACTGCCGATGATCGCGTAATTGAACAGGCGTACGACGGAGCTGGGCGTCTGACGAAAGTGGTGAGCCGTGGAGCTGACGGGGAAAGCCAGGTTGACTACTTTTACGATGCGGCGGATCGGCTTGTCCGGGAAATACAGACCGTGGATGGAAGAAGTCAGGTCATTGAGAACAAGTATGACTCCCTTGATAGGAGAGTATCAAGAACAATAAATGGTCAGCAGGAAGTGGCTTATGGGTGGGATATAGCCAATCGCCTCAGGGAAATCCGCTATGCCGGAGGTGTCACGTCTTATTCATGGGACGCGGCCGGCAGACTGACCCGGAAGTCTCTTCCAAATGGGATCGCGGTGGACTATCGATATGACGCCGCAGGACAGGTCCAGTCAATATCTTATGTCGCGGCAGACGGCTCTGTGGTCGAGCGTATTGGTTATAGCTATGACGCCAGAGGTCAGAGAACCAGCAAGACATCCTTGAAAAGCCAGAATCGCAGCGAAAGTCCAATTTCAGCAGAATATGACGCTTCCGATCGAATGATCCGGCTGACGCTGATGCCGGGCAAGCCTGGCGCACAGTCATGCGCGCTTAGCTACGATGGAAATGGCAATTTGATGGAGAAGGTATGCAATAGCGGATCTGCGGTCACCAAATATGTTTGGGACTCCAAGGATCAATTGATTGGAATTGAAAGTGATGGGTTGCTTGCGAGATTCCGTTATGACGCTCTGGGGCGCCGGATAAGTCGGAGCATCAATGGGCAGGATGTTCAGTATATTTACGATGGTGAGCAAGTCGTGGCGGAGACGAAGGGCGGGGAGGTCACAAATTTCCTGACCGGGCTGGCTGTCGATGAATTGATCGCCGTCTATAACAATGGTCAGCAGCGGGTTATGCTGACCGATGCGTTGGGCTCTGTGCTCGGGGAGGTGCGTCAGGACGGTTTGATCGTTAACGCAAGGTCATACTCTCCATATGGTGAGACATCGGCTGCTGGTCAGGCGGCAATGGATGTTGCCTATACAGGCCGTGAATACGATGCTTTCAATATTTACTATTACCGATCAAGATTCTACGATCCGCAATTAAAGAGATTTTTATCGGAAGACCCGCTGCGTATAACGGGAGCATTCAATGCGTATGCTTACGTAGATGGAGACCCCGCTTCTCTGACGGACCCGGAAGGCACGTTACCAATAGCGCCGCTGCTTTGGGCTTATGCGCGTTGCGTAGCGCAATGCACAGCGCGCTCGATGGCTTCTCAGGCCATCAGAGATCGTTCAATCGACTGCATTGACCCCTGGGATACTGCGAGAGACTGCGCCCTTGAATGCTTGAACCCTTTCAAATGGGTGGGCGGTGGAAAAACACCGGGCATCCTTCCCAAGCTCCCTAAGGGCAAGGGTAGCGTGCCGCCGTCGCAGCGCGACAAGAAGCGGACTTGGTCGGAAGCGGAGCAAAAGAAGAAATACAAGGAACAGGGCGAGCGTTGCGCAAGCTGCAAGCAGCCAAAGCCATTTGAAGATACTCAAGGGCATCACAAAAACAAACGTCACGCTGATGGTGGCGGAGCAGAACGGAAGAATCATGGGCAAGTTTGCACGACTTGCCACAAGGAAATACATAAATGAGTTTTAATGGCGAGGTGATATCAAGGCTTGATATCGCCGAAGCAATTTCCAGTAGTGGCTATTTTTGCTTTCATGTATCAGGAGATTTGACACCTCGGTGGAGCTACACGGTAGGTCGATCGGCTGCAGGTAAGTGCGATCTTGTTTTTGCCGGTGGGTTGATTTACGGCCCGCGAGCTGTCATGAGAATTATTGATAGAGTTGCGAGTTCTGGAATTGATCGGTCGGGGGAGTCGATAGGTATACCCGGGCTGGGCAAATTCTCCTTGCACCCGCTTCACCATACCTCGCCAAAAGACCTGACATTTTGGGTAGAGCACTACGCTGATGGGCTGGATGCTCGGTTGATGCAATTGGTGCCAGACGCGCAGCACAAGACGAAAGAAGTACCGGATCTGTCCGAGAGGTGGCAATCCATGGGGTCTCCCGGCTGGCGGTGGTTGACGGAAACCTGGGATTTTGATGTACCCGGAAATGGACTGGTTACGATTGACTTGGGTGTACTGCGGGGACAACCGGTTCGAGAGTTGGTTCGTTGGGGTGAGGACTCATGGGAGGCATTTTCCGGAAATCCAGCAGAAATGAGGAAAAGGGACATGCGAGTAATTAATGTCGCTACCCTTATATCCTTGGATTCGACAAATGAAGTCGCACTTCGCCTTAGTGTCGGCGGCGGGGTATGGAGGGAAGGGTGCGAAACTCCGTGGATCGACTGGGAGTGAGTCGGACGACAGAGGCCTTCAATTTGAACTTCTGGCCGGGAACTTGAATCGACGGAGATGTCCAGATTCAAGGGTGGTTTTGAGCATTCGCTCACGCAGCAAGCAACCGACGGTCGGGTCATTCGATGGTTGCATTGAGATTCACAGGCATCCCGATGCTGATTTCCGACTGCGTGCAATGGAGTGGTGTGCCCTCTAGGAATTGGAAAATGATCCATCGACTCTTTTCTTCCAGCGATGCTGTTGCCGGTGCGCTGTTGCTGTCGATGACGTCGGCTCTGGCGGTTCAAGCACCCGGTGCTAGCCGGGATCCTGCCGTAGCAGGCGACACCGATCGCCTGATCGTCAAATACCGCACCGCCACCACTTCTTTGCAGAAGTCTCAGCAGTCGCAACTGCAGGCGGCCGGTTCACTGCGCGCCAGAACTCAACTGGCGCTGAACGCCGCAAACGTGGTCGGAGCGTCGCTGCGCCCTCTGCGCGAGACCGCTCAGAGGGCCCAGGTGCTGCAACTCGATCGCCCGCTGAGCGTCGCCGCTGTTGCGCAGATGGCCGCCCAGCTGCGCCGCGACGATCCCGATGTCGAGTACGCCGAGCCGGACCTGCGCATGCGGCCGCACTGGACGCCGGCAGATCCTTACTACGGCAGCTTGTGGGCTCTGCATGATCCGCTGGCCGGCATCCGCCTGGCCTCGGCCTGGGACCGCAGCCGGGGGCAGGGCGTGACCGTGGCGGTGCTGGACACCGGCTACACCGCCCATGCCGATCTGCAGCCGAATCTGCTGCCGGGCTATGACTTCATCGGCGACGCGGCCAGGGCGCGCGACGGCGACGGCCGCGATGCCAATGCCGCCGATCAGGGCGACTGGCGCTACGCCGGTGAATGCCCGGCGCCCATGGGCGGCGCCGCCAACAGCTCCTGGCACGGCACCCATGTGGCCGGCACCATTGCGGCGCTGGCCGACAACGGCGTCGGCATCGCGGGTGTTGCACCGCAGGCGAAGATCCTGCCGCTGCGCGTGCTGGGCAAATGCGGGGGCTACACCTCGGACATCGCCGACGCCATCGTCTGGGCGGCCGGCGCTTCGGTCTGGGGCCTGCCGGCGAACCCCTATCCGGCCAAGATCCTCAACCTGTCGCTGGGGGGCGTCGGCAGCTGCGGCCAGACCTATCAGGATGCCGTCAACACGGCGCGCAACCTGGGGGCGCTGGTGATCGCCTCGGCCGGCAACGACGACACCGATGTGCTGAATGCCACGCCGGCCAACTGCACCGGTGTGCTCGCCGTTGCGGCGACGGATACGCAGGGCAGCAAGGCCTCGTTCTCGAATTACGGCTATCGCATCTCGCTGGCGGCGCCCGGCGTGAGCATCTACTCTACCTACAACAGCGGCAGCAACTGGCCCGCCACCGAGACCTACCAGTACATGCAGGGCACCTCGATGGCCGCGCCGCATGTGAGCGGCGTTGCGGCCCTGATGCTGGCGGCCAACCCCTATCTGAACGATCGCGATCTCGAGCGCCTGCTGCTGCGCACCGTCAGGGCCTTTCCCGGCAGCTGCAGCTCCTGCGGTGCCGGCTTGCTGGATGCCGCCGCCGCGGTAGCAGTCGCGGCCGGCAATCCGGCGGCGGCGCCGACGGTCGAGATCATGTCGCTGGCCTTCAGCGGCGGCCTGGGTCAGACCGCGCGCGAAGCGATGGTCACCAACGGACAGGGGCCCTATGCCTACCAATGGGCGGTCAGCAACCCCGAGTTCCGCCTGCAGACTCCCACCGCGCGCAACACCCGGATCAATGCCAGCGTGCCCTATTGCGAGACCGTCAGCACCAATCTCATGTTGACCGTGACCGATGCGCAAGGGCGCAGCGGCTCGGCCAGCACCTCCATCCGCTTCACCAGCCCGCGCGTGCCCGGGCGTCAATGCCCATGAGTCGTGCTGCCGCTCCTGTCAGACCCGCAGGGCTGGCGGGCCTGTGCCTGCTGCTGACCTGTCTCGGTGCGCCGGTCCGCGCCGCCGAGACCCCGGTGCAGCTGAGCGCTCCCGAAGCCACCGGCGAGCGCGTCAGCGAGCTGACCTTCCGCAGCAGTACCGCGGTGGTACGCACGCGCCAGCACAACCCGCTGCGCGCCGCCCGCATCTTCAGCTATCTGCGCGTCGCGCAATGGCGCGCGCTGCAGACGCCGGCCGGGGCGGCCGCCGACGCGCCGGCCCAGGCGGCGCTGCTGGACATCAGCCTGGCCCGGACCGCCGCCTGGCTGCTGCCTCAGGAGGCGCAGGGGGCCTGGCAGACGACGTCGCTGCGCGCGCAGCAGGGCCTGGCCAATGTTGCGCAGCAGACGGCGCTGCAGGACGCGGCCGAGAGTGTCAGCGCCGCGCTGCTGCAGCGCAGCCTGACCGATGGTGCCGACGCCCGCCGCCGCCCGCTGGCCAAGCCGACCTGGCAGCCCGGCGTCTGGGCCCGCACGCCGCCGTTGTTCGCCGAGCAGCCGACCGAACCCCAGGCGCCGCAATGGACGCCCTGGTGCGCGGGGACCGAAGCCCTGCAGCCTGAGCCGCCGCCGGCCTATGGCTCGGCGCGCTGGATCGCGGACATGCGCGAGGTGATGACGGTGCGCGCGGCGCTCACCCCTGCGCAGAAGGAATCGGCCGAGCGCTGGAACCTGGACGCCGGCAGCATCACGCCGCCGGGCGTCTGGAATGCGGTGGCGCTGGACCATCTGCAGCAGCACCCGCGCCCGCCGGCCCAGCGCGCCGAGCTGCTGGCGCGGCTGAACATGGCGATGCACGACGCCCTGGTGGCGGCCTGGCGCATCAAGGTGCAGTACTGGGGCGAGCGCCCAATCACCGCGATCCAGCGCGAATGGCAGCCGGATTTCCAGCCCTGGCTGGTGACGCCGCCCTTTCCGGGCTATGTCTCCGGTCATTCGACCGTGTCCGGCGCCGCGGCCGCGGTGCTGACCTTCTACGCGCCCGAGGCCGCGCCGCGTTGGCGCGCCTTGGCCGAGGAGGCCTCGATGTCGCGCCTGTGGGGCGGCATCCATCCGCGCTATGACAACGACGCCGGCCTGGAGCTGGGGCAGCAGGTGGGGCGCCTGTGCCTGCCGCAGCGCCCGTCATCGCCGCCCGCAGCCGGCGGTATCGCCGCCGCCGCTCAGGGGACCAGCCAGTAGCTCGGTGCGCTGCGCTGGCGGTTCCCGCACAGCCGCTGCACGCGCATCAGCCATTGCTGCTGCCCGGCCTGGTCGTCGCTGGCGGACGAGAGGCGCCATTGGCCCTCGCTGACGGCGGCGTCACCACCATCGATGGCGCCCGCGCCACGCCGCTCCGTCTCCCAGCGCAGCTCGAAGCGTTCATGCGCCTCGGCCTGCCAG
This genomic stretch from Roseateles sp. DAIF2 harbors:
- a CDS encoding S8 family peptidase — translated: MQKSQQSQLQAAGSLRARTQLALNAANVVGASLRPLRETAQRAQVLQLDRPLSVAAVAQMAAQLRRDDPDVEYAEPDLRMRPHWTPADPYYGSLWALHDPLAGIRLASAWDRSRGQGVTVAVLDTGYTAHADLQPNLLPGYDFIGDAARARDGDGRDANAADQGDWRYAGECPAPMGGAANSSWHGTHVAGTIAALADNGVGIAGVAPQAKILPLRVLGKCGGYTSDIADAIVWAAGASVWGLPANPYPAKILNLSLGGVGSCGQTYQDAVNTARNLGALVIASAGNDDTDVLNATPANCTGVLAVAATDTQGSKASFSNYGYRISLAAPGVSIYSTYNSGSNWPATETYQYMQGTSMAAPHVSGVAALMLAANPYLNDRDLERLLLRTVRAFPGSCSSCGAGLLDAAAAVAVAAGNPAAAPTVEIMSLAFSGGLGQTAREAMVTNGQGPYAYQWAVSNPEFRLQTPTARNTRINASVPYCETVSTNLMLTVTDAQGRSGSASTSIRFTSPRVPGRQCP
- a CDS encoding RHS repeat-associated core domain-containing protein encodes the protein MRQHSKQSMAGLVRRVGSWLRAMPQWRAWAPGLLLGLLLACVFQDGRAQVLSNVGAPRLSSTEVALEAGASTKLQLRLPGPAERAQAYQIQNSRPDVIQVPARLNLEQGATQVELPLQALSAGAVQLRIAGPSRLLSLSVTVIAGAPRLVSIEPVPGQVVAGGVASLKLGLNAVPRDEQRVLLHSGAGTALGLPEQLVLAAGQQSGIVAIQALEAGTHAVQAELGADRLETLLRVTEAVARPLALLPDRSVLEVGASGKLNLQLSGFARQPLDLSVNVSPPDLLQAPATLRLPAGVDGGELPVTALKPGLATVELEGGGVKVGAQLQLRSPVGATTAPGISLAPPALRLVAGASAQVLLKLDAVRAYDQVLNLGISSQQATSGGSATVLQIPGTVVLQAGERQAAIAVQGLAAGQAKVAIRGYGNALLATLDVAVEAGPPKVTGLSPAQQSLPKGMVGQAVVQLAPSGATPSEVAVQVDAANVLAVPASVTVAPGQSQASVPVRALDEGVAQLSVGLNGSQATARVQVTPAVIEELRPPLDFELGLGNTVAYPLKALMTDGSINERPEGPIKLRSEDEKIFRVTAQGELEGLSLGQAWLEITLGSQFKLRAKVSVKQLPALQLSPANVELAVGASQQFTLGSAKPAPAGGLQVQLSLSGQGAADLPAQVVIPAGASSVGFTLRALSEGSLQLLAEAPGHQSARAQVLMRQGQLGITAINPTRGGLGTVVKISGQGFDPVLANNRAWVGDAPVELVAATATELQIRIPATASTGAVRVANGLGSATGPVFTVEQAQDAGLSATPNALRLLRGSETASVIAIVSTGSQAYAGAMKLAISGLPAGISASFDPALLPAERQATLRLKANGEAKPGSYELLVSGSGTSSAGSISRSVKITLTVPDPVTTPSTGVRGRFVTPEGQPIAGVIVRADTGAQNSPVTATDAAGGFELAGLSAGPMTLRFDATPANPLYPIWPFSVDVQANQIVVLKDFVIAPPPVVETFKPINNAASEQRISDPRFPGLEIVLPAGAEIIGWDGVKKTRIAVEKREISELPVVSPPVPTGAAYQLYFGTPMGGIPTKPIPITLPNDTGAEPGETINVWFFDGSPMGGTGEWKVAGQAVVSADGKTAKMINGGLTRFCGVCGLACLERPPKPPPPPPDCPKPSGGNPVDMLTGQELTRTGGMSCQGHTPIETGRNYNPIDAFNNIGGTEGSIGYGWTLDHDAMLLAGTTVRLVMPGNVHHVFAPEADGTLRNRSEPAFDGARVAQVDGLWRLFFKDGTRWTFQAYAGAPGNVRGQPQFLIETVSPSGARVTVARNTRGQLLSVGTEQRRITATYGGSGFIEALTDPEGRAERFGYTPSKRLASVTDADGRETRYSYVKDADMPVDAACRHVLPPETGERLKTVQYPGLVHPTENFYGSSRRVLKQNTAQGKEYRFSYRVGGACITHQSNPGKVCSGAACPIEDNWENHEAGWRFHGGQVLSTTVREPDGTTRMARFGSQGQVLEMSDSAGDRTQWTRDAQNRRTKVVDAIGRTTRMVYDDLGNMVRVVDALGRITDIQYDPLWNKPSSVTRYADDGTAQTWRMGYDGKGNLNRLTDPLNHQTKMDYNANGQLTVLTDALNQTSSMGYNAAGDLVRLVDALGNTTRIGTDRSGRPLHVTDPLSYTSSLQTNGIGQTTAIEDALGGRTVISYDEGARLKKIVNPLGKDIASYGYDEFGRLISRTDALGAVERFGYDAQDRMNEVVDRKGKVTLFDYDEAGRTVRETADDRVIEQAYDGAGRLTKVVSRGADGESQVDYFYDAADRLVREIQTVDGRSQVIENKYDSLDRRVSRTINGQQEVAYGWDIANRLREIRYAGGVTSYSWDAAGRLTRKSLPNGIAVDYRYDAAGQVQSISYVAADGSVVERIGYSYDARGQRTSKTSLKSQNRSESPISAEYDASDRMIRLTLMPGKPGAQSCALSYDGNGNLMEKVCNSGSAVTKYVWDSKDQLIGIESDGLLARFRYDALGRRISRSINGQDVQYIYDGEQVVAETKGGEVTNFLTGLAVDELIAVYNNGQQRVMLTDALGSVLGEVRQDGLIVNARSYSPYGETSAAGQAAMDVAYTGREYDAFNIYYYRSRFYDPQLKRFLSEDPLRITGAFNAYAYVDGDPASLTDPEGTLPIAPLLWAYARCVAQCTARSMASQAIRDRSIDCIDPWDTARDCALECLNPFKWVGGGKTPGILPKLPKGKGSVPPSQRDKKRTWSEAEQKKKYKEQGERCASCKQPKPFEDTQGHHKNKRHADGGGAERKNHGQVCTTCHKEIHK
- a CDS encoding vanadium-dependent haloperoxidase, whose translation is MSRAAAPVRPAGLAGLCLLLTCLGAPVRAAETPVQLSAPEATGERVSELTFRSSTAVVRTRQHNPLRAARIFSYLRVAQWRALQTPAGAAADAPAQAALLDISLARTAAWLLPQEAQGAWQTTSLRAQQGLANVAQQTALQDAAESVSAALLQRSLTDGADARRRPLAKPTWQPGVWARTPPLFAEQPTEPQAPQWTPWCAGTEALQPEPPPAYGSARWIADMREVMTVRAALTPAQKESAERWNLDAGSITPPGVWNAVALDHLQQHPRPPAQRAELLARLNMAMHDALVAAWRIKVQYWGERPITAIQREWQPDFQPWLVTPPFPGYVSGHSTVSGAAAAVLTFYAPEAAPRWRALAEEASMSRLWGGIHPRYDNDAGLELGQQVGRLCLPQRPSSPPAAGGIAAAAQGTSQ